AATGATACGCTCAAATGCCAAGCGGCATGCATTGGGAGACCCCGGCATAGCGAAAATCAGTGTGCCGTTGGCCAGTCCAGCCACCGCGCGGGATTGCACTGTGGAGGTGCCAATGTCTTCGTAGGAAAGCTGACGGAAGAGTTCGCCAAAACCATCGACCGTGCGATCAAACAAGGGCGTCAGTGCTTCAGGAGTGTTGTCTCGTTCAGTGAATCCGGTGCCGCCGGTGATCAGTACCACTTGCACGCCATCATCGGCAATCCAGTTCGAGACAATGGCACGCAGTTGGTAGATATCGTCTTTGACGATGGTCCTATCGACCACGCGGTGTCCGGCCGCCAGAGCCGCTTGCTCTAAATAATCGCCCGACGTGTCATTCTCGCGTGTTCTAGTATCCGAGACAGTCAGTACCGCGATGTTGAGCGGTTGGAAAGGCTGCGCTGTTTTATGTCCCATGTTGTTGTCCTCGTCTTGCCAATCGTTGATAAATTTCTTCCCATCGTTCTGGCGTGTTAATGTTTTGGAGCTGTTTTTGTTCGATCTCTGAAACTTTTAGTTCCGTATGGTCAATGTGTTCAAGTAGCGCTTTGAGCGACCGTTTTCTGGGATCTGGCTGTTCTAACAGCCTACGAATCAGTTTTTTGCACTCTGGTGTGACCGATAACAATATGGGCAGCGGAAAACCGCAAAAAATACGGGCTTTCCCTTTCGG
This portion of the Gammaproteobacteria bacterium genome encodes:
- the moaB gene encoding molybdenum cofactor biosynthesis protein B, with the protein product MGHKTAQPFQPLNIAVLTVSDTRTRENDTSGDYLEQAALAAGHRVVDRTIVKDDIYQLRAIVSNWIADDGVQVVLITGGTGFTERDNTPEALTPLFDRTVDGFGELFRQLSYEDIGTSTVQSRAVAGLANGTLIFAMPGSPNACRLAFERII